The Anastrepha ludens isolate Willacy chromosome 2, idAnaLude1.1, whole genome shotgun sequence DNA window cattttacaaattataaacACCCTTACAACATTGATGCACTTGATTGACATTATTTTTTGTCTACataacatataataaatatcacTAAATAACCCTACCAACTAACCAGCAATGCAAACATTTCCGCTAAAATACGCACCACACATACAAACAACCCATTCACACTATAGTGAATTACTAACATCCACACAAAAGTATGCCAATTTTCTTACTCACCTTGCCCAAATTGACGAACCCATGATCCCTGGCCACTTGATCGGCCACGCCACTCTCGCCATTCGGTATATGCACCGCCCAGGTGTGGGTGTAATGTCCAGCACCATCTCTGCCGCCGTATCTGTCGCTCCCGCTCTCACTCTCCTCGTAGTCCAATTGATAAGGCACCGACACCAGCGCCAAATCATCAATACCACCCCCATCAATCGCATTCACTGCGATTCGGTCAACGGATGTTTTGTTCGTATGGGCAGCGGCAATGGCGGCGCTGGCGCTCGGCACAATCACGAAACCGATATTCAAcgtacacaacaaaaacactaacACAACACTCAATTGCACACAATTCAACAGAATCCTATTTAAATGCAAAGCAACAAATGTCCGCGGTTTCACTTGCTGCTGATGACGGTGATGGTAATAGTGattatgctgttgttgttgtttttgtggttgtattagttgttgttgttgttggaaatGTCTACTATGTGTACTAGTTGTAGATTTCGATTTACGTTTGATCGCATTGTGGCTTACGCTATGACGTGTGTTCACTAAAAAACtatttgttgttggtgttgttgcatTAAGAAAACTTGCATTAGTAtcacaatgttgttgttgcttttggagTTGGTGTTGTAATTGCAGTTGAAGTTGCTTATGATGATGCTGACCAAACAGCCAATCACTATTTGTCACTGCATTTGAAGACGAAGTGTTGCTATTTACAGCAACATTTCGTGTCGTACAGTTGCTatagttgcttttgcttttgcttgtgCTAATCGCGCCGTCGTTTCCGATTTGTGCTTTCGCCGCTAAACTCCATCGAACGACGTCGTTTTTCATTGTGCGTGCGTTAGGCGCAGGATTTTGTTGTAATAATGAGGCGAAATGCTGAGCACCGGTTTTCTCGTGAAGCTGGAGTTGTAGTAGAGGTTACAGTTGTtgcttttctctctttttccaCAGCGTTAGGGTCAAGTTAGATCTGTGCGTAGAGTTATATTGGTATTGGTTGAATTTTAACGTTCCGAAATGTTGCCGATCAGAGAAAGGGAAGTAAAATAGTTGCCTATCAAGCTGCAAATTGAAAAGAGAAAGGAGTTTGGTTACAAAATGCAAGAATTCAGGAATGCGcagatacataaatataaatagtaataatattacaataatataatgtaattagaatatacaaatacaacatacatatattaagtaAGAAGCGCATTATGTCGGCTTATGCCATATCTGTTGAGGAGTAGGTTTGCCGAAGAAGCAATACAGAggtttaaatgtaaaaaagactTTTATCTCGACTAATTCATTCATTTTGAAGTAATAAGTTTTATTCAATTACAAATACGCCATAAGCTTCGCAAAGACGCAAGTCAAATTTGTCGCCAAGTCCAGGACTGGAACCCACAACGAGCGCGCAAGATTGGTCGCCCAAAAATGTCATGGAGGAGAATGGTTCAGAAGGAAGTTGAAGAGAGTCTGGAGAGACGTGAAACGAAATTAAGCTACTGGCTAAGAACAAAACAAGATGGAGATGTTTCATAGAGGCCCCTTGCTCCAATGGGAGAAACAGgaactgatgatgatgatgaattacaatacaaatttaaatttcgatttAATCATGAGAAATAGCAACGAAGCCAAAACTTCAAAACGAACTCAGTTTagatttttgtcttttttttataatttacttgAAGAACTTTGGAGTTTCAAGGACAGTTCAAGTcagaaattttgtgaaattgtgGGAatctttcaatttatatttgtgGGAATGTTATAATTTCTGGGAAATATGGAAAATCGTTGTAAAACCAAGTTTATCTCAAAACAAATGTTGTACATCTTGAAATTTATCACTCAATAGTAGTATGTCTTTGAGGAAAGTGGACTTACAATGCTTTCAGAGAAAATGACAAATAAGCAGTGTAATAAATGATCATCAGCCGTACTGAGCAAACCAAACGccagaaatatgaaatattaggaatataaataaaacgttTTGATTTTAGAGTTGGTCACTCTAGAAGCATTTTATAACTTTCTTTTATCTcataaaatgtgtaaatatatacagTGCATAGCATAAATCTTGATACCCTACCATTCttagaaattttaagaaatttcacaCATTATTTTAGATTCGGAAAAACTTGATTAACAGATAAATACTACACTTTGCACTCAttcataatcaaaaaaaaaaagaatcaactTTGTCTGCTGCATCAACAACGGCAGGCAAAAGTGTAGCTGTAAGCAAAAGTACAGTAAGTTTCGATACGCTCGCACTTTGAAGTAGCCGAAGCACGAAATAATGGTAGTTTTGATTTGCGATGCTTCATAATATTTGTTGATAGACTATTTTTAGTATAACTGATGCAGTTCACTTATTCGCATCTGTGTTCACTTTTTCTGTGCTCAATAATGTCTCGAAAATAATTGACATTAGAGGAGAGAAAAGTTGTTGTACGCATACTTAAAAATAGAATACTCAGAAATTGGGAAAACAATCAGCAGGAGTAAAGCAACAGTGCAAGAggtaatacaaaaattcaaaaaggagGAAAGGATCGCAAATAAGCAGAGATCAGGTCGCTCTAGGAAATTAACTGAGAGAGATAAACGCCTTATGAAGTACTCAATCGCAAGTGCTCCGAATATAGCTACTGTATTCCAAACATCTCTAAACAACATTATTTCTTCGGATACAGTGGGAAGGAGGTCAATGAAGAGAAATGGATATAAGGCATGTATTGCTAGAAAAAAGTTCTTTGGCAGTGATACTAATAGAAATAAAAGGCTGGAATTTGCCAGAACTTATCGATTTATAGAATTTGACTTCTGTGACAAAGTAATTTTCTCCGATGAatcgaaaaataatattttccgaTATGGTGGGCGGCCTAAAATGTAGAGGAAGCGAAATGAAGaattaaatccaaaaaatacaattaaattagtCAAGTATGGAGGTGGAGGTGTCATGGTTTGGGGCTACATGTCCACATCAGGTGCTGGCaatcttgtttttattaatgaaataataacaaaagaagtatatttaaaaatccTTCAAGAAAACTTATTACACGGCGCTGAAAAAATGTGATTGTCTGGTGGATTTCATTTCCATCAGGTCAACGATCCCCAAGTGAAGATGTGGCTAATACATACAGTACCTCATTTGTTATCAAATCCTCCACAGAGCCCAGATATGAACCCTATAGAGCATTTAAGGGACAATTTGCAAAAACGATTAAGGAAACACCACATAACTTCCAAAAATCAACTTAAAAGTTTGCTCCAAGTCGaatgataaaatataaattcgCATTATACAAAAAACTTGATTCACTCAATGTCTGACCGACTAA harbors:
- the LOC128864690 gene encoding furin-like protease 1, with the protein product MKNDVVRWSLAAKAQIGNDGAISTSKSKSNYSNCTTRNVAVNSNTSSSNAVTNSDWLFGQHHHKQLQLQLQHQLQKQQQHCDTNASFLNATTPTTNSFLVNTRHSVSHNAIKRKSKSTTSTHSRHFQQQQQLIQPQKQQQQHNHYYHHRHQQQVKPRTFVALHLNRILLNCVQLSVVLVFLLCTLNIGFVIVPSASAAIAAAHTNKTSVDRIAVNAIDGGGIDDLALVSVPYQLDYEESESGSDRYGGRDGAGHYTHTWAVHIPNGESGVADQVARDHGFVNLGKILLKKP